A stretch of DNA from Mycolicibacterium celeriflavum:
GTTCGAGGTGATCGAGATCGACTCTCGCAAGGGCAACGAGCACGGATTCACCAAGATGGCGCACTCGGTACTGACGCGGGAACTGCGCCAGCGGGACGGTCATCCGACCGACGCGGCGCTCAAGCGCGTGATCGCATTCCTCACGGAGCGGCTGACCTAGGCTCGTCGGTTTCTTCGGGCTCCTTGGCGTCGTCCGTCTTGCCCCGGAGCGCCTCTTTGATGCGACGGCCCAACCACCAGAACGGGTTGCGCCGCTTGGGTTTCTCGTCCTCCTCACGGTCCTGGATGGGCACACCCTTGTAGACCGACAGGTAGACGATGATCGTCGTGACGATGACGATCATCAGCACCGGACCGATCACGATGCCCCAAGCGCCGAACATGCTGATACCGGAGAACACGGCGAGCAGCATCAGCGCGGGGTCCAGCCGCGCTTCGCGAGGTACCAGGATCGGCCGCAGGAAATTGTCGATATTGGTCACCACGATGAGGTGGACCAGGATGACGAACACGCCGCCGAAGATGTTGCCGAACAGGATCATTCCGATCCCGAACGGGATGGTGACGATGCCGCTGCCCAGGGGTATCACCGACAGCGCGGACAGCAGCACCGCGAACAGGAAGAAGCCCTGGTGGAATCCGGCGAGATAGATCGACAGGGCGCCCGCGACGCCTTGGCACACCGCGATGACGAACTGGCCCATCACGGTGCCCTTGACCATCGCGCCCATCTTCGCCATGTAGAGGTCGGTGGTCTCCTCGCCGAGCGGGTTGAGCTGCCGGATGATCGTCACCACCCGGTCGCGGTTGACGAGCAATGAGATGAACACGTACACGAACAGGATCAGGGCGGTGACGGCGCCGAACACGCCGCCCGCGGCGCCCTGCAGCAGGCCGAGCAGCCACTGGCCGGCATCCTGAGCCACCCGCGTCATCGAACCCTGCAGCGACTGCGGGGTGACGGTGGTGTCGACGTAGGGCACCCGGTCCAGCAGGTCGTTGACGAACTGCAGCGCACGGTCGCCCAGGGTCGACAGATCGGTGCGGGCCACCCATTCGGCCACCCGTTCCACCATGGTGGTGATCTGCACGACCGCGAGGAACACGAACAGGCTCAACGGCACGATCACCGCTGCGGTCGCGGCCAGCAGCGTCGCCGTCGCCGCCAGCCCGGTGCCGATCCGCCTGTTGAGCCGAATGTAGAGCGGCGAGAACAGGTATGCCGCCACGGCGGCGACCACCACGAGGATGAAGTAGCCGCGCAGGAAGTACGCCCCGAACACGATCGCGACGACGGTGGCGACGGCCAGCGAACGCTTCTGCGTAACCGTGAATTCGGTATCCACGCCGCTATGTCTACAGCGTGTCGGCCCTGGCTTGCGCTTGTTTGGCCCGCTGGTCGGCGATGAACCGCATGGAGAACCGGTTCATCAGCCTCGGCGCGAGCCGGGCGAACAACCACTGGGCGTGCGCGATGCGCGGTTTGACCAGGATCGGCTTGTTCTTCTCGACGGCGCGCAGGATGTCGGTGGCCAGCCGGTCGGCGTCGTAGGGCTTGCCGCCTTGAGCGGGCAGGAAGTAGTCGCGGCCGACGAACCCGCCGATCGCGCCCTTGTCGAGGATCGGGGTTTCCACGGCGGCCGGGCAGACGACGAGCACCCCGACTCCGCGGGCGGCGGCCTCCGACCGCAGCGCGAGCGACAGCCCGACGACGGCGTGCTTGGTCATCACGTAACTGGTGACCTGCCCGGCGGCGGTCAGCCCGGCCATCGACGCGGTGTTGACGATGTGACCGTGGCCCTGGCGCACCATC
This window harbors:
- a CDS encoding AI-2E family transporter, which produces MDTEFTVTQKRSLAVATVVAIVFGAYFLRGYFILVVVAAVAAYLFSPLYIRLNRRIGTGLAATATLLAATAAVIVPLSLFVFLAVVQITTMVERVAEWVARTDLSTLGDRALQFVNDLLDRVPYVDTTVTPQSLQGSMTRVAQDAGQWLLGLLQGAAGGVFGAVTALILFVYVFISLLVNRDRVVTIIRQLNPLGEETTDLYMAKMGAMVKGTVMGQFVIAVCQGVAGALSIYLAGFHQGFFLFAVLLSALSVIPLGSGIVTIPFGIGMILFGNIFGGVFVILVHLIVVTNIDNFLRPILVPREARLDPALMLLAVFSGISMFGAWGIVIGPVLMIVIVTTIIVYLSVYKGVPIQDREEDEKPKRRNPFWWLGRRIKEALRGKTDDAKEPEETDEPRSAAP
- a CDS encoding SDR family oxidoreductase is translated as MSFSGKLAGKTALVTGAGSGIGAALCRALVAAGADVVCTDIDGDAAQRTAAALGSRARAARLDVTDADAVQAAVDEVVSRAGRLDLIFNNAGIVWGGDTELLTLDQWNAIIDVNIRGVVHGVAAAYPLMVRQGHGHIVNTASMAGLTAAGQVTSYVMTKHAVVGLSLALRSEAAARGVGVLVVCPAAVETPILDKGAIGGFVGRDYFLPAQGGKPYDADRLATDILRAVEKNKPILVKPRIAHAQWLFARLAPRLMNRFSMRFIADQRAKQAQARADTL